One region of Zingiber officinale cultivar Zhangliang chromosome 7B, Zo_v1.1, whole genome shotgun sequence genomic DNA includes:
- the LOC122004967 gene encoding transcription repressor OFP1-like — protein sequence MGNYRFRLSDMMPNAWFYKLKDMSHIANRSKKQAPPPPPPAKLLPGRASLYYSSRAEAERFSFSPTKSKALADRFEEQPRKSKRGSRKKPPAARPRLVASAAAELAPPETPREGSDFAGGESDPCCCRVISSATDIIIDLGAGDSVELNLRPVATKPVLQGGTYSVGSDETQEQRRPSLSSSRRLRVRANSPRLAHRSRAARRQKKALPESALAVVKTSSDPQRDFRDSMMEMIVEHNIRASKDLEELLACYLSLNSDEYHDLIVNVFKQIWFDLN from the coding sequence ATGGGGAACTATAGATTTCGGCTGTCTGACATGATGCCCAATGCTTGGTTCTACAAGCTCAAGGACATGAGTCACATAGCAAATAGGAGCAAGAAGCAGgcgcctccgccgccgccgccggctaAGCTCCTCCCGGGCAGAGCCTCCTTGTACTACTCCAGCAGAGCCGAGGCGGAGAGGTTCTCATTCTCCCCCACCAAAAGCAAAGCCCTGGCCGACCGTTTCGAGGAGCAGCCGCGGAAGTCCAAGAGAGGAAGCAGGAAGAAGCCCCCCGCCGCGCGGCCGCGGCTGgtcgcctccgccgccgccgaATTAGCACCGCCGGAGACGCCGCGCGAGGGCTCCGACTTCGCTGGCGGCGAGTCCGACCCGTGCTGTTGCAGAGTCATCTCCTCTGCCACCGACATCATCATCGACTTGGGCGCCGGTGACTCCGTCGAGCTCAATCTCCGGCCGGTCGCGACGAAGCCGGTACTGCAAGGCGGCACGTATTCTGTGGGGTCTGACGAGACGCAGGAACAGAGGCGACCGTCGTTGTCGTCGTCCCGCCGGCTACGGGTGCGCGCCAACTCCCCGAGGCTGGCCCACCGGAGCAGAGCAGCGCGGAGGCAGAAGAAGGCGCTGCCGGAGAGTGCCTTGGCGGTGGTGAAGACGTCGTCGGACCCGCAGAGGGACTTCCGGGACTCCATGATGGAGATGATCGTGGAACACAACATCCGCGCTTCCAAGGACTTGGAGGAGCTCCTCGCTTGCTATCTGTCGCTCAACTCCGACGAGTACCACGATCTCATCGTCAACGTGTTCAAGCAAATTTGGTTCGATCTCAATTAA